The Methanobrevibacter millerae genome includes the window CTTCAAGTCCAGTTAAAGCAATATTTGCCAGTAAAGGTGAAAGTAATCCTCCTTGAGGAGTACCACTCGTGGTCCTATTAAACACACCATTATCAACGTATCCTGCTTTTAAGTACCTTTCTACCAGTTTAATCAATGGAAAACCTCTAATTTTACTTAAAATAAACTCGTGAGATAAATTATTGAAGCAATCTTTAAAATCACCTTCAAATACTTCACAAAATTTATTGTTGTGGATAATGTTAAATATTCGTTCTACGGCGTCATGGACTCCTCTTTTCGGCCTAAACCCATAACTGATGGGTTCAAAATTGACCTCCATTTGAGGTTCCAATGCCATGCGAATAATTTCTTGATAAACCCTATCAATAACAGTAGGAATTCCCAAAGGGCGTAATTTACCATTTTTCTTACGAATATAATGTCTATACGCAGGTTTAGGAACATGTTTAGATATATTCCTAGTTTTGAGTTTATCAACTAATTCTCCACGTTGTTTATCAGTTTTGATGACTTTTCCATCGATTCCAGGTGTTCTTTTACCTTTATTAATTTGTGTAACACGTTTAACTGCCATTAAAATGGCAGATGTACTTCTCACCAATATTCTTTGTAAATCTCGTACTTTTCTTGAATCTCCTATGCTTTCGGCATGATATATCCGTTTCTGTAACTTATCTATATACTTCTCGACCTTGTACCAATTGATACAAGACCAATCCGTAGCGTATTGTGCTGTGGACTCATAAACATCATTGTTTTGAGCGTATCTCATCTTATCACTAATCCTTTGAATAAATTACTTATTTTCCGTTTTATATTCACGTTTTCCACCAATCAGAAGTCTGCCATGTTATCCATGCCACACACGAAGGTGTGGTATCCATTATAGTTATTATTCCCACTATTTCCTATTGTCTTTCGACTGTTAATGGCTTTTGCTTTCTCTGATATCCATTACCTCCCAAGGAATTAGGCTTCATTTACAATCCGCTTACTCACAGATAGTTGTGAGATCTTGTGAGGCTTACCAAGTTGATCTACTTCAGAAGCGAATGAATTAAGGTTCAATCTATACTCCGGCAAATTACTGTAAGGTTATGACTAAATAATCACGTAATCATTGATTATTTCTATGAATTTGCTATTCAATAGTAGTTAAATTAAGTTTAACGTTGCATTCTACCTATTGGCTTGATTTACGAAGCTTACAATTGTTCACTTACGTTAACCTTTTTCACTCTTTCCCTAGCACATAAGTACAATGAATGCTTTATACTTATTTATGCATAATATCATGCAACCTCATAATCAATTACTCGATTATGAGTTTCAATGGGGAAAATCCCGTCATAACTGGGATTGAAATAAGATTTCACTGATTTAAATGGGAAATAGACCCTAGCTTGTCGCACGATTACTTTTCAAATGCTTTCGGATAAATGCCATATAATATGTAGGTTTATAATATGTAATATAGAAAGATGGGGGAAAAACTTCAATAAGTTAATTTTTTTCCTTTTTTTTTTAAGCACGGTTTCATAATAATTTTTTAAAAAAAACAATCCTTTTAGTGATTATATTTTTTTTAGTCACTAGGATGATGTTTTTTTTTTAGGATTTTTTTTATAATTTTAATAAAATGTGGAAAAAAAGATGTTGAAAAAAAATGTGCGATAAAACTTTTATTTTAACGGATAAGGTTGAATTTGTTCCTGATGAAGAGATGGAAAAGGAATTATGGTTTAATATTAATGCCAGTGCTTTTGTGTACAATAAAACATTGGAATATAGTATTTACCGTGAAAATCTAGTTAAAGAATTCGCAATAGGCAACAAATTTAAAGTAAACCGCACATACACACAAAAAATAGTTAAAACATTAAAAAAACATTATCCTTTTCTAGAAGATGCTGATTCTACCTGCCTTCAAGCATCCACTGATAGACTAATAAAAGCCTATGAAGGATATTATGACCACAGAACCGGCGCTCCAAGATTTAAAAAACGTAAAAAAAATCCTGTAACTTCTATTACTCTTCGAAACAATTTTTATGATACCAAAGAAGGTAATGTAGGGGCTATTAGGTGGTTGTCTGAAAATGAATTACGAGTGACTAAACTGGGAAAAATAACCGTTAAGCATAGAAGACACATCAAAGGTAAAATTAAAGAGGCTACATTAAAATATGAAAACGGACGCTGGTACGTATGTATAGTATACGAATTAGATGAAAATAGACATGGTGAATTTTCCTATGGAGGATTATATGTCGGAATAGATGTTGGAATAACTGACTTTTTAACATTTTCCAACGGAAAAGTGATAGCCAAACCTGACCTGAAGAAAATAAACGGAAGAATACAGTATTACCAACAAAAACTCGACGGCAAAAAAGAAGGCGGATCCAACTGGAAAAAAACACTAAAAAAACTCCACAAATGGATAAGAAAGAAAAACAACGTAGTAAACGACTATTACCATAAAATATCCTATAATATAGTCAAACACTGCCAATTCATAGCCATGGAAACACTCAACATTCGAGGAATGATTAAAGGTAACTTAAGCCGAAGCATACATGAAATCGGATGGGGAAAACTCATAGAAATGATAAAATACAAAGCAGAATTATATGGTCGTGAATTCGTACAAATCGATCGTTGGTTTCCATCGAGCAAAAAATGCCATGTTTGTGGAGAAATCAATCACGACTTAGGTCGTGAAGAAAGAGAATGGGAATGTCCCCATTGTCATGCAGTACATCAAAGAGATGTAAATGCTGCAAAAAACATTTTAGACGAAGGTCTACGCGCCACTGGTTCAATGGTGCTATGCTTAGTAGATTTCATGCCTAATAGTCAAGGAAAATCCATATATTATTATGAATGGAAATGCTTTGACGAAAAAATAGGCATGGCCTAAGAATCTTCGGCTTCTACAAGCCGGAGAGGTTCAAATAGTATATTTATGATGTGATATTATGAATGATTTTGAGAATCAAAAGTTCTGTCAATCTTGTGCAATGCAATTAGCTGAGGATAAACTCTTTGGAACTAAATGAGGATGGTACAAAAAATGAAGAGTATTATATTTATTGCTTTAAAAATGGTGAATTTACATCAGACATGTCAATGGATGGAATGATGAATTTCTGCATTGGAAAAATGGTTGAGGTTCACCCTGAAATTGATGTAAATGAAGCA containing:
- a CDS encoding zinc ribbon domain-containing protein yields the protein MELNEDGTKNEEYYIYCFKNGEFTSDMSMDGMMNFCIGKMVEVHPEIDVNEASSMMKEIFPKLKRWAND
- a CDS encoding RNA-guided endonuclease TnpB family protein, translating into MCDKTFILTDKVEFVPDEEMEKELWFNINASAFVYNKTLEYSIYRENLVKEFAIGNKFKVNRTYTQKIVKTLKKHYPFLEDADSTCLQASTDRLIKAYEGYYDHRTGAPRFKKRKKNPVTSITLRNNFYDTKEGNVGAIRWLSENELRVTKLGKITVKHRRHIKGKIKEATLKYENGRWYVCIVYELDENRHGEFSYGGLYVGIDVGITDFLTFSNGKVIAKPDLKKINGRIQYYQQKLDGKKEGGSNWKKTLKKLHKWIRKKNNVVNDYYHKISYNIVKHCQFIAMETLNIRGMIKGNLSRSIHEIGWGKLIEMIKYKAELYGREFVQIDRWFPSSKKCHVCGEINHDLGREEREWECPHCHAVHQRDVNAAKNILDEGLRATGSMVLCLVDFMPNSQGKSIYYYEWKCFDEKIGMA
- the ltrA gene encoding group II intron reverse transcriptase/maturase, whose protein sequence is MRYAQNNDVYESTAQYATDWSCINWYKVEKYIDKLQKRIYHAESIGDSRKVRDLQRILVRSTSAILMAVKRVTQINKGKRTPGIDGKVIKTDKQRGELVDKLKTRNISKHVPKPAYRHYIRKKNGKLRPLGIPTVIDRVYQEIIRMALEPQMEVNFEPISYGFRPKRGVHDAVERIFNIIHNNKFCEVFEGDFKDCFNNLSHEFILSKIRGFPLIKLVERYLKAGYVDNGVFNRTTSGTPQGGLLSPLLANIALTGLEDYLNISYKKRTQIRNGETKEFYETKGKYRVTRYADDFVIFARTKEDIEKVPKILENYLSERGLVLAEDKTKITHISEGFDFLGFNFRQYKTNKGLKCLIKPSKDSIKNFKAKVSERVRWHHGDNVDSLIDSLNPLIIGTANYWKPTVAKKIFSDMDYYIWNKIYKFLRRLHQNKGWKWIKRKYFPEYDDGYHRGKWVLTGPKQENHLIKMSWTKIKRHKMITHNNSPYDKSKENYFMNR